One stretch of Thalassovita sp. DNA includes these proteins:
- a CDS encoding DUF4202 domain-containing protein: protein MADLSTALAAIDAANAADPTLEDGKPAALLYGERMTAELTALYPDASEVLQIASRGQHIERWLLPRKDYPEGKAGYYAWRKEQGRRHGERVAGIMADAGYDAEAQTRVGVLLRKEGIKKDDEVQALEDVICFTFIRWYLQGFAATRSDDDLAKIVAKTARKMSAEARARALQEFPMPDALAVSFTG, encoded by the coding sequence ATGGCCGACCTCAGCACCGCACTTGCCGCGATTGATGCCGCCAACGCGGCCGATCCAACGCTGGAAGACGGCAAACCGGCCGCGCTGCTCTATGGGGAACGCATGACGGCGGAGCTGACCGCGCTTTACCCGGACGCCTCTGAAGTGTTGCAGATCGCATCACGTGGTCAGCACATTGAACGCTGGCTTCTGCCCCGCAAGGACTACCCCGAAGGCAAAGCTGGCTATTACGCCTGGCGCAAGGAACAGGGCCGACGCCACGGTGAACGCGTGGCAGGGATCATGGCGGATGCCGGATATGATGCAGAGGCGCAGACCCGCGTTGGCGTCTTGCTGCGCAAAGAGGGCATCAAGAAAGACGACGAGGTGCAGGCGCTGGAAGATGTCATCTGCTTCACTTTCATCCGGTGGTATCTGCAGGGCTTCGCAGCCACCCGCAGCGACGACGATCTGGCCAAGATTGTTGCCAAAACAGCCCGCAAAATGTCAGCCGAGGCACGGGCGCGGGCCTTGCAGGAATTCCCGATGCCAGATGCGCTGGCAGTGAGTTTTACCGGCTAA